A genomic stretch from Flavobacterium sp. KS-LB2 includes:
- a CDS encoding alpha/beta hydrolase, whose product MIRQLFLLLLFFFTIAKITAQDSKQPILSTASKQVSTFTIDAPQLQTTKKIWMYLPENYATSKNKFSVIYMHDAQNLFDAKTSYSGEWNVDEKLDSLKAQVIVVGIEHGNEKRMDELTPFKNEKYGGGKADNYLEFIVKTLKPHIDNNYRTKTKKKNTIIMGSSLGGLTSYYAILKYPTVFGKAGVFSPSFWFTKDIYTLTENSKKIKPKIYFLCGDTESDDMVSDVNKMEYLLNSNRCYCLNLNEKKIIKGGQHNEKLWRDGFVKAISWLGY is encoded by the coding sequence ATGATTCGACAGCTATTCCTACTTCTACTTTTCTTTTTTACAATAGCAAAAATTACTGCTCAAGACTCTAAACAGCCCATTTTGAGTACTGCTTCAAAACAAGTTTCTACTTTTACGATTGATGCGCCACAACTTCAAACGACAAAGAAAATTTGGATGTATTTACCTGAGAATTATGCTACCTCAAAAAATAAATTCTCCGTGATTTATATGCATGATGCTCAAAATTTATTTGATGCAAAAACCTCCTATTCAGGCGAATGGAATGTAGATGAAAAACTAGACAGTCTAAAAGCACAAGTTATTGTAGTGGGAATCGAACATGGAAACGAAAAACGAATGGATGAATTAACGCCTTTTAAAAACGAGAAATACGGAGGTGGAAAAGCGGATAATTATTTAGAATTTATCGTGAAAACGTTAAAACCACATATTGACAACAATTATCGAACAAAAACCAAAAAGAAAAATACTATTATCATGGGAAGTTCTCTTGGTGGCCTTACCTCCTATTATGCCATTTTAAAATACCCTACAGTTTTTGGAAAAGCAGGTGTTTTCTCGCCTTCGTTTTGGTTTACCAAAGACATTTATACGCTGACAGAAAACTCTAAAAAAATAAAACCTAAAATCTATTTTCTTTGTGGAGATACTGAAAGTGACGACATGGTTTCTGATGTGAACAAAATGGAATATTTACTAAATTCAAATAGATGTTACTGTCTTAATTTGAATGAAAAGAAAATTATAAAGGGCGGACAACACAACGAAAAACTCTGGCGTGATGGTTTTGTAAAGGCCATTTCTTGGCTCGGTTATTAA
- a CDS encoding dipeptide epimerase: MKLTVREYNLKLKHTFTISRESIDFQPSLIVELQRDGFSGFGEATSNPYYKTTVPVMMQDLEKIRSIIENTTDETPEAFWAKIHPYLKHNMFALCALDMAYNDLYARQKGKKLYELWNYTIAKNPLTDYTIGIASIEKMVAKMKELPWPIYKIKLGTKEDIAIVKELRKHTNAIFRIDANCGWGVEETIKNAIELKKLGVEFLEQPMKADNWEGHKEVFKQSVLPIIADESCIIEEDVAKCHNHFHGVNVKLVKCGGLTPGRRMINEAKKLGLKTMVGCMTESTVGISAIAHLLPQLDYVDMDGALLLAEDIATGVTINFGKTSYSDLNGTGVTLI; encoded by the coding sequence ATGAAATTAACAGTAAGAGAATACAACCTCAAATTAAAACATACTTTCACAATCTCTAGAGAATCGATTGACTTTCAACCTTCTTTAATTGTGGAGTTGCAACGTGATGGTTTTTCCGGTTTTGGCGAAGCAACTTCTAATCCATATTACAAGACAACAGTTCCTGTGATGATGCAGGATTTAGAAAAAATTAGAAGCATAATCGAAAACACAACAGATGAAACACCTGAAGCATTTTGGGCAAAAATCCATCCATATCTAAAACACAATATGTTTGCTTTATGCGCTTTGGATATGGCATACAATGATTTGTACGCGCGCCAAAAAGGAAAAAAACTGTACGAATTGTGGAATTATACCATTGCCAAAAATCCATTGACAGATTACACAATTGGAATTGCATCTATCGAAAAAATGGTGGCTAAAATGAAGGAATTGCCTTGGCCCATTTATAAAATTAAGTTGGGAACCAAAGAAGATATTGCCATTGTCAAGGAACTTCGGAAACATACCAATGCTATTTTCAGAATTGATGCCAATTGCGGTTGGGGAGTTGAAGAAACCATAAAGAATGCCATCGAGTTAAAAAAACTAGGCGTAGAATTTTTAGAACAGCCCATGAAAGCCGACAATTGGGAAGGACACAAGGAAGTTTTCAAGCAATCAGTTTTACCGATTATCGCTGACGAAAGTTGCATTATAGAAGAAGATGTAGCCAAATGTCATAACCATTTCCATGGTGTAAATGTCAAATTAGTAAAATGTGGCGGACTGACGCCTGGAAGACGAATGATTAATGAAGCCAAGAAATTAGGGTTGAAAACGATGGTGGGTTGTATGACCGAATCTACTGTTGGGATATCAGCGATTGCACATTTATTGCCACAATTAGATTATGTAGATATGGACGGGGCATTGCTTTTAGCTGAAGATATCGCCACAGGAGTGACAATTAATTTTGGAAAAACAAGCTATTCTGACTTAAACGGAACCGGTGTAACATTAATTTGA
- a CDS encoding aminotransferase class I/II-fold pyridoxal phosphate-dependent enzyme, with amino-acid sequence MKVNQFPDRVIEIDNEEYLYFGGTAYLGLPTHPEFQKLLIKNILRWGTAYGSSRSANIQLNAYGDGERFLANYIKADAVLTVSSGMLAGKLVVETLTPETDLFFHFPDTHTAIKKPNSLPVFIGNELNPRLLDNATEKITILTDSVPSFHVQPIDLVILNSIPSNKETTLVIDESHSLGILGTNGCGIFSTINLPNIKRKIMVSSLGKAFGLTGGVIASDSEFINQLANHDTFVSSAGMNAAFVQTMAHTAAIFLQQHQKLKDNLNYINTHLIKNKAVLFDPEYPLIYPEIEGINEIFTANKIIVTNFKYPTDTRDLNRIVITANHKKEDLDKIIDLLNQNQF; translated from the coding sequence ATGAAAGTCAACCAATTTCCGGATCGAGTAATTGAAATCGACAACGAAGAATATCTTTATTTTGGAGGAACAGCTTATTTAGGTTTGCCAACGCATCCTGAATTTCAAAAACTGCTTATCAAAAATATTTTGCGATGGGGAACAGCTTATGGAAGTTCCAGAAGTGCCAATATCCAACTCAACGCTTATGGTGATGGCGAACGATTTTTAGCTAATTACATCAAAGCGGATGCTGTACTTACGGTCTCTTCCGGTATGTTGGCGGGGAAATTAGTTGTTGAAACATTAACTCCTGAAACCGATTTATTTTTTCATTTTCCGGATACGCACACCGCCATCAAAAAGCCAAACAGCTTACCGGTTTTTATTGGAAATGAGCTAAATCCTCGTTTGCTGGATAACGCAACTGAAAAAATTACGATTCTTACGGATTCGGTTCCATCATTTCATGTACAACCAATCGATCTTGTAATTCTAAATTCTATTCCGTCTAATAAAGAAACCACTTTGGTTATTGATGAATCACATTCCCTTGGAATTTTAGGAACAAATGGTTGCGGAATTTTTTCGACAATCAACCTTCCCAATATTAAAAGAAAAATCATGGTATCATCTTTAGGTAAAGCGTTTGGATTGACGGGTGGCGTAATTGCGAGTGATTCCGAATTTATTAATCAACTAGCAAATCACGATACTTTTGTTTCCAGTGCTGGAATGAACGCTGCATTTGTACAAACAATGGCTCATACAGCAGCGATTTTTTTGCAACAGCATCAAAAATTAAAGGACAATTTAAACTACATTAATACTCATTTAATTAAAAACAAAGCAGTCCTTTTTGATCCTGAATATCCGCTCATTTATCCGGAAATCGAAGGAATAAATGAAATTTTCACGGCGAATAAAATTATTGTAACCAATTTTAAATACCCTACTGACACCCGTGATTTAAATAGAATTGTAATAACTGCTAATCACAAAAAAGAAGATTTAGATAAAATAATTGACCTTCTTAACCAAAACCAATTCTAA
- a CDS encoding DUF1456 family protein, giving the protein MTNNDIFKKLRVALMLRDDQIVEILELVDFRITKSELGAFFRDEKHENYMECGDQVLRNFLNGLVIHLRGTKENPKNPNDVLAKHKAQIPAKDGSKDRPEFKAKPRDEERSRGDEAPSKSKPAAKNNSKKQYPKGNSKVQVVEKVKFNFGKNKKS; this is encoded by the coding sequence ATGACAAATAACGATATCTTCAAAAAACTTCGCGTAGCATTAATGTTGCGTGACGATCAAATAGTAGAAATATTAGAATTAGTAGATTTTAGAATCACCAAATCAGAATTGGGTGCCTTTTTTCGTGATGAAAAACATGAAAATTATATGGAGTGTGGCGACCAAGTGCTGCGTAACTTCCTAAATGGATTGGTAATTCATTTGCGTGGAACGAAAGAAAATCCAAAAAACCCAAATGATGTTTTAGCCAAGCATAAAGCTCAAATTCCTGCTAAAGATGGTTCCAAAGACAGACCCGAATTTAAGGCAAAACCAAGAGACGAAGAAAGATCAAGAGGTGACGAAGCACCTTCAAAATCGAAGCCAGCAGCCAAAAACAATTCTAAAAAACAGTATCCAAAAGGAAATTCAAAAGTTCAGGTTGTGGAGAAAGTGAAATTTAATTTCGGTAAGAATAAAAAATCATAA
- a CDS encoding NAD(P)H-binding protein: MKTASIIGSTGLIGSELLHLLLESSQYAKVITFVKRDSGIIHPKLTQHIIDFDKPETYKELVVGDDFFCTIGTTIKKAGSQKAFRKVDFEYPRQFAAFALQNRVKQFLIISSLGADTKSGNFYLKTKGEIQDFLKDCNFESVAVLQPSLLLGNRTEFRLGEKVGAFFMKTLSFLFLGNLKKYKPIEGKTVAKALLKIAETNNKGFKIYESNAIQEIGN, from the coding sequence GTGAAAACGGCGTCAATCATTGGTAGCACGGGTCTAATAGGGTCAGAACTCCTACATCTACTTTTAGAAAGTTCACAGTACGCTAAAGTAATCACTTTCGTAAAAAGAGATTCGGGAATAATACATCCAAAATTAACACAACACATCATTGATTTTGACAAGCCAGAAACCTATAAAGAATTAGTCGTTGGTGATGATTTCTTTTGCACGATTGGTACAACAATCAAAAAAGCAGGAAGTCAAAAAGCGTTTAGAAAAGTAGATTTTGAATATCCTCGTCAGTTTGCCGCTTTTGCATTGCAAAATAGAGTCAAACAATTTTTAATTATATCCTCTCTTGGTGCTGATACAAAGTCTGGAAATTTCTATTTGAAAACAAAAGGAGAAATTCAAGATTTCCTTAAGGACTGTAATTTCGAAAGCGTTGCTGTATTGCAGCCCTCCCTTCTTTTAGGAAACCGAACTGAATTTAGATTGGGCGAAAAAGTGGGTGCTTTTTTCATGAAAACACTTTCCTTCTTATTCCTTGGAAACTTAAAAAAGTACAAACCTATTGAAGGTAAAACAGTCGCCAAAGCACTTTTAAAAATTGCAGAAACAAATAATAAAGGTTTTAAAATATATGAATCAAATGCGATTCAAGAAATTGGAAACTAA
- a CDS encoding protein adenylyltransferase SelO: MKLHIQNKFTSELPADSNQINVPRQVHQACYSFVLPKKPSNPSLIHASIEVANAIGLSKEDILSTDFLNTFSGSTIYPGTKAYAMPYAGHQFGNWAGQLGDGRAINLTEVVHNNKTYTLQLKGAGPTPYSRTADGFAVLRSSIREHLCAEAMHYLGVPTTRSLSLMLSGDQVLRDVLYNGNPAYEKGAIVCRVAPSFIRFGSFELFASREDHVNLKLLTDFTIKHHFPHIKKEGIEKYLAFFQEVTQTTSNMIMHWQRVGFVHGVMNTDNMSIHGITIDYGPYGWLEDYNSGWTPNTTDNQHKRYRFGNQPEIALWNLYQLANALYPLINDAKPLEAILEAYSTNYEKEYLNMMQNKLGFQIKKEHDIVLIHSLTQLLQKVETDMTIFFRNLSNVTKADAAITAFNSIKESFYNEKNLDEKILKDWHDWLEKYSIRINEETLSDAERKEQMNLVNPKYVLRNYMAQLCIDDADKGDYSLLNELFEMLKNPYDEQPNFQKWFAKRPDWARDKVGCSMLSCSS, from the coding sequence ATGAAACTCCATATACAAAATAAATTTACTTCTGAATTACCTGCTGATTCCAATCAAATTAATGTTCCAAGACAGGTTCATCAGGCTTGTTATTCGTTTGTATTACCCAAAAAACCTTCAAATCCTTCACTAATTCATGCTTCAATTGAAGTAGCAAATGCAATTGGTCTTTCTAAGGAAGATATACTTTCTACTGATTTTTTGAATACTTTTTCAGGAAGTACCATTTATCCTGGTACTAAAGCGTATGCGATGCCTTATGCAGGACATCAATTTGGAAATTGGGCCGGACAATTAGGAGATGGTCGTGCCATTAATTTAACTGAAGTTGTTCATAATAATAAGACTTATACTTTACAGCTAAAAGGAGCAGGGCCAACACCATATTCCAGAACAGCAGATGGTTTTGCGGTATTACGATCTTCTATTCGAGAGCATTTATGTGCCGAAGCGATGCATTATTTGGGAGTTCCTACCACGCGTTCGCTTTCGTTAATGCTTTCTGGCGATCAAGTATTGCGGGATGTTTTGTATAACGGAAATCCAGCTTACGAAAAAGGTGCTATTGTTTGTAGAGTCGCTCCTTCTTTTATTCGTTTTGGAAGTTTTGAATTATTTGCTTCCCGAGAAGACCATGTTAATCTCAAATTATTGACAGATTTTACGATAAAACATCATTTTCCTCATATTAAAAAAGAAGGTATCGAAAAATACCTAGCCTTTTTTCAAGAAGTTACTCAAACTACGTCGAACATGATTATGCATTGGCAACGCGTAGGTTTTGTTCATGGCGTTATGAATACGGATAATATGTCCATTCACGGCATTACCATTGATTATGGACCTTACGGTTGGTTGGAAGATTATAATTCCGGCTGGACGCCAAATACAACTGATAATCAACATAAAAGATACCGTTTTGGGAATCAACCAGAAATTGCACTGTGGAATTTGTATCAATTGGCAAATGCTTTGTATCCTTTGATAAACGATGCAAAGCCACTCGAAGCTATTTTAGAGGCGTATAGTACAAATTACGAAAAGGAGTATTTGAATATGATGCAAAATAAACTTGGTTTCCAAATCAAAAAAGAACACGATATTGTTTTGATTCACAGTTTGACTCAATTGCTTCAAAAGGTAGAAACAGATATGACCATTTTCTTTAGAAATCTGAGTAATGTAACCAAAGCTGATGCTGCAATAACCGCTTTTAATTCTATAAAAGAGTCTTTTTACAATGAAAAGAACTTAGATGAAAAGATCTTAAAAGATTGGCACGATTGGTTGGAGAAGTACAGCATTCGAATCAATGAAGAAACGCTTTCAGATGCTGAAAGAAAAGAGCAGATGAATTTAGTTAATCCAAAATACGTGCTGCGAAATTATATGGCGCAGTTGTGTATTGATGACGCAGATAAAGGAGATTATTCTTTGCTAAACGAGTTATTTGAAATGCTTAAAAATCCCTATGACGAACAACCAAATTTTCAAAAATGGTTTGCTAAGAGACCGGATTGGGCCAGAGATAAAGTGGGCTGTTCTATGTTAAGCTGTAGTTCTTAA
- the sucC gene encoding ADP-forming succinate--CoA ligase subunit beta, giving the protein MNIHEYQGKEILASYGVRIQRGIVANSPVEAVAAAKQLTTETGTSWYVVKAQVHAGGRGKGGGVKLAKNLQQVEEIAEQIIGMQLITPQTSAEGKKVHKVLIAEDVYYPGESETSEFYVSVLLNRATGRNMIMYSTEGGMDIEEVAEHTPHLIFTEEVDPSVGLQGFQARRIAFNLGLSGNAFKEMVKFIDSLYNAYIGSDASMFEINPVLKTSDNKIMAVDAKVNIDDNALYRQKKYADMRDIREENPIEVEAKEVGLNYVDLDGTVGCMVNGAGLAMATMDLIKYAGFEPANFLDVGGTADAKRVETAFRIILKDQNVKAILINIFGGIVRCDRVAQGVVDAYKNMGDAIKVPIIVRLQGTNAAIAKELIDNSGMPILSAVEFQEAADQVQAALS; this is encoded by the coding sequence ATGAACATACACGAATATCAAGGAAAAGAGATTTTAGCTAGTTACGGAGTTCGCATTCAACGCGGAATCGTTGCTAATAGCCCAGTAGAAGCCGTTGCTGCTGCAAAACAATTAACTACCGAAACTGGTACAAGTTGGTATGTAGTAAAAGCCCAAGTTCATGCAGGTGGACGTGGAAAAGGTGGTGGAGTTAAACTTGCCAAAAATTTACAACAAGTAGAAGAAATTGCAGAGCAAATCATCGGAATGCAATTGATTACACCTCAAACTTCTGCTGAAGGTAAAAAAGTACACAAAGTTTTAATCGCTGAAGATGTTTATTATCCTGGTGAAAGTGAAACTTCGGAGTTTTATGTATCTGTTTTATTGAATAGAGCTACAGGTCGCAACATGATTATGTATTCTACTGAAGGTGGAATGGATATTGAAGAAGTTGCTGAACACACACCACATTTAATCTTTACTGAGGAAGTTGATCCTTCTGTTGGATTGCAAGGTTTTCAAGCAAGAAGAATTGCTTTTAACTTAGGTCTTTCTGGAAATGCTTTCAAAGAAATGGTAAAATTTATCGATTCTTTATACAATGCTTATATTGGATCTGATGCTTCAATGTTTGAAATCAACCCGGTTTTAAAAACATCTGATAATAAAATTATGGCTGTAGATGCTAAAGTAAATATCGATGATAATGCTTTATACAGACAAAAAAAATATGCTGATATGCGTGATATTCGTGAGGAAAACCCAATCGAAGTGGAAGCAAAAGAAGTAGGATTAAACTATGTAGATCTTGACGGTACAGTAGGATGTATGGTTAACGGAGCTGGTTTAGCGATGGCAACTATGGATTTAATTAAATATGCTGGTTTTGAGCCTGCTAACTTCCTTGACGTAGGTGGAACTGCTGATGCAAAACGTGTTGAAACTGCTTTCCGTATTATCTTAAAAGATCAAAACGTAAAAGCTATTTTGATTAATATTTTTGGTGGAATAGTTCGTTGTGACCGTGTGGCGCAAGGAGTTGTTGATGCATACAAAAATATGGGAGATGCAATTAAAGTGCCAATCATTGTTCGTTTACAAGGTACAAATGCAGCTATCGCAAAAGAATTAATTGATAATTCAGGAATGCCAATTTTATCAGCTGTTGAATTCCAAGAGGCTGCAGACCAAGTACAAGCGGCACTTTCTTAA